GCTACGTGGTCGCCGCCGAGGCGTTGCTGCGTTGGCGCGACCCCCGCAGCGGCGAGCAGATTTCGCCCGCCGAGTTCGTACCGCTGGCGGAGCAGTACGGCCTAGCCGTAAAGCTCGACGCCCGGGTGCTGCGCATGGCCCTCGGCGAGGGGTTGCGCTGGCTCGAGCGCTGGGGGGAGGCCGCTCCCCGGCTCTCGGTCAACGTCTCGCCCGAGAGCATCCTCGACCCCGCCTTCACGGCCAGCCTCGAGGAGCTGCTGCAGGCGACCGGCTACCCTGCGGAGCGCCTGACCCTGGAGATCACCGAGCGCATCATTGCCGACGTCGAACACACCCGCGGCCCCCTCACCCACCTGCGCGAGCTGGGCGTGCGGATCGCGGTCGACGACTTCGGGACGGGGTACTCCTCGCTCGCCTACCTGGCCTACCTCGCCGTCGACATCCTCAAAGTCGACCGTGCTTTCACCCGCGACATCGGTAAGAACCCGCGCACCGAGGCGGTGCTGCGTTCCATCTTCGCCCTGGGTGGCAACCTGGGTCTGCAGATCACCATCGAAGGCGTCGAGGACGTACGCCAGCTGGAGTGGTTGCGCCAAACGGAGTGCGACTGGGTGCAGGGTTTCGGAATCGCCCGTCCCATGCAGGCGCAGGCCTTCACCCGCTGGCTGGACGACTTCCTGGCCCGCAACCGCGCCGGAAATCACTAGACCTGAGAATAAAATTGCGGTAAAATTTGACAAGGGTAGACTAAACTTATGAGCGATTTTGAACACGAACAGCCTTCAACCCCACAGGCCGACCCGCAAGGATCGGACCTAGAAACCAGCGAAACCACGGACGAAAGGAGGTCCGAGATGCAGATACCCGAACGCGTTCCCGTCGTCCCCGTTCGCGGCTCCGTCATCTTTCCGACGATGGTCATGCCCATCGATGCGGGCCGCCCCGTCTCGGTGCGCGCCATCGATGCCGCTTTGAACGGCGAGCGGGTCGTGTTGATCGTCAGCCAGCGCGACAAGGAGGTGGAGTCGCCCGAGGCCGACGACCTCTTCACCGTGGGCACGCTCGCCAACATCCTGCGCATGCGCAAGAACCCCGACGGCTCGGTGCAGATGCTGGTGCAGGCCTTTGCCCGCGCCCGCGTGCGGCGCTACGAGAGCGCCGAGGGCTACCTGACCGCCGAGGTCGAGCCCATCCAGGACGTGCCCGGTGACGAGGTCGAGGTGCGCGCCCTTTTCCGCGAGGTGCAGGAGCGCTTCGCCGCCATCCTCAAGGAGGGCAAGTACCTGAGCCCCGACGTGGCCCAGTACATCCAGAAGCTGGAGGACCCGAGCCAGCTCGCGGACTACATCGCCTTCCATATGGACTTCAAGCTCGAGGACAAGCAGAAGATCCTCGAGATGGCGGGTGTGTCCGAACGCCTGCGGCGGGTGCTGGTGCTCCTCGACGCCGAGCTCGAGCTCATCGAGACCCAGCGCCGCATCCAGCAGCAGGTCAAGGAAGAGATCGACCGCAACCAGCGCGAATACTTCCTGCGCGAGCAGATGAAGGTCATCCAGAAGGAGCTCCATGGCGAGGAAGGCGAAGAAGAGGTCGAGGAGCTGCGCCAACGCATTGAAGAGCTGAACCTTCCTGAGAACGTACAAAAGGAGGTGGACCGCGAGCTCGGCCGCCTGGCGCGGATGCACCCCGACTCGGCCGAGGCCGCGGTGATCCGCACCTACCTCGACTGGATCGTTCACCTGCCCTGGAACACCCGCACCGAAGACAACCTCGACATCGAGCGGGCCAAGCAGATTCTCGAGGAAGACCACTACGGCCTGGAGAAGGTCAAGGACCGGGTGCTCGAGTACCTGGCCGTGCGCAAGCTCCGCTACGAACGCGCCAAGCGCGGCGAGATTCCCGCCGAGGAGGTCAACAAGGGGCCCATCCTGCTCTTCGTCGGTCCGCCGGGCGTGGGCAAGACCTCGATCGCCAAGTCCATCGCCCGGGCGCTGGGGCGCAAGTACGTGCGCGTCAGCCTTGGCGGCGTGCGCGACGAGTCCGACATCCGCGGCCACCGGCGCACCTACATTGGCGCCATGCCCGGCCGCATCATCCAGGGGCTGCGGCAGGCCGGGAGCAAGAACCCCGTCTTCCTCCTCGACGAGGTGGACAAGATGGGGCAGAGCTTCCAGGGCGACCCGGCCGCAGCGCTCCTCGAAGTGCTCGACCCCGCCCAGAACAAGGAGTTCACCGACCACTACCTGGGCGTGCCCTTCGACCTCTCCGAGGTGCTCTTCATTGGTACCGCCAACTTCCCGCAGCTCATCCCCGCGCCGCTGATGGACCGCATGGAGCTGATCGAGTTCACCTCCTACATCGAGCAGGAGAAGCTGGAGATTGCCAAGCGCTACCTGCTGCCGCGGCAGCTCGAAGAGAACGGCCTGAGCAAGGGCCAGGTCCACGTCACCGAGGCGGCGCTGATGCGGCTCATCACCCACTACACCCGTGAGGCGGGCGTGCGCAACCTCGAGCGCGAGATCGGCAGCCTGCTGCGCAAGGCGGCCCGCCGCATCCTCGAGGAGGGCAAGAAGCGGGTCCGCATCACCGAGCGCGACCTCGAGAAGTACCTGGGTCCGCCGCGCTACACCCCCGAGACCGAAGCCCGCGAGCCCCAGGTGGGCGTGGCTACCGGCATGTACTACACCCCCGTTGGCGGCGACATCATGTTCGTCGAGGTGAGCATCATGCCCGGCAAGGGCCAGCTCATCCTCACCGGCCAGCTGGGGGACGTGATGAAGGAGTCGGCCCGGGCGGCGCTCAGCTATGCCAAGAAGAACGCCGAGCGCTTCGGGATCGAGCTCGAGAAGTTCGAGAAGTCCGACATCCACATCCACGTACCTGCCGGCGCCATTCCCAAGGAAGGGCCCTCAGCCGGCATCGCCATCAGCAGCGCATTGGTGAGCGCCCTCACCGAGGTGCCGGTGCGCCACGACGTGGCCATGACCGGAGAGATCACCCTCACCGGTCGGGTGCTGCCCATCGGTGGGGTGCGGGAGAAGGTGCTGGGTGCGCGCCGCGCCGGGATCCGCGAGGTCATCCTGCCGCGCCGCAACGAGCCCGACCTGCGCGACATCCCGCGCAACCTGCAGCGCGACATGACCTTCCACTTCGTCGAGAACCTCGACCAGGCGCTCGATCTGGCCCTGGTGGGCGGGCTCGCCGAGCTGGAAGCCCGTGCCAAGCGGGCCAAGCGCGCCCGCGCGCGCCGGAAGAAGGCCCAGCCCGCCGCCCAGGCGTAAACCCTTTTTGTGCCAGCAACCCCCTGCGTTTAGGGGGTTGTTTTTTGTGGTGGGTTTAGGAATGCCTCGAGAAGCGGGGCGTGGTCAGAGGTGCACATTGCCCAAAAGCGCAAATGCCACATTCACCGGGTAAATAGGCTAGCTTCTCTTGGGCTGTAAAAGAGGATATTTGAGCCAGACTTTACGGTGTAGGACTGCTACCCTTTGAAAATCACGGAAAATCACGTGTCCATTCACTGGGCAGTGATGGACAAACTTATCGGAGCCGATGGCAGCAGTCCGCTGCACGAGGTTCTGGCTCCGTGTTGCAGTCAGTGAGGTAGACCCTATCTGAGGACTTAAA
This genomic stretch from Oceanithermus desulfurans harbors:
- the lon gene encoding endopeptidase La, with the translated sequence MQIPERVPVVPVRGSVIFPTMVMPIDAGRPVSVRAIDAALNGERVVLIVSQRDKEVESPEADDLFTVGTLANILRMRKNPDGSVQMLVQAFARARVRRYESAEGYLTAEVEPIQDVPGDEVEVRALFREVQERFAAILKEGKYLSPDVAQYIQKLEDPSQLADYIAFHMDFKLEDKQKILEMAGVSERLRRVLVLLDAELELIETQRRIQQQVKEEIDRNQREYFLREQMKVIQKELHGEEGEEEVEELRQRIEELNLPENVQKEVDRELGRLARMHPDSAEAAVIRTYLDWIVHLPWNTRTEDNLDIERAKQILEEDHYGLEKVKDRVLEYLAVRKLRYERAKRGEIPAEEVNKGPILLFVGPPGVGKTSIAKSIARALGRKYVRVSLGGVRDESDIRGHRRTYIGAMPGRIIQGLRQAGSKNPVFLLDEVDKMGQSFQGDPAAALLEVLDPAQNKEFTDHYLGVPFDLSEVLFIGTANFPQLIPAPLMDRMELIEFTSYIEQEKLEIAKRYLLPRQLEENGLSKGQVHVTEAALMRLITHYTREAGVRNLEREIGSLLRKAARRILEEGKKRVRITERDLEKYLGPPRYTPETEAREPQVGVATGMYYTPVGGDIMFVEVSIMPGKGQLILTGQLGDVMKESARAALSYAKKNAERFGIELEKFEKSDIHIHVPAGAIPKEGPSAGIAISSALVSALTEVPVRHDVAMTGEITLTGRVLPIGGVREKVLGARRAGIREVILPRRNEPDLRDIPRNLQRDMTFHFVENLDQALDLALVGGLAELEARAKRAKRARARRKKAQPAAQA